The sequence CGTTTCCCCGAAGCACGACGAGGGCAATCCGATATGCTGTTCGTAGTACACGGACACCCGTTCGCCGCTGAGTGATTCGAGGGCCCGGGCCAGGGAATCGCTCCGCACGGTAAAGGTGAAACTGTCGGATCGGAAGCCACGGGCGATGTCCGTGTACAATGTCCCCTCCCACGTTTTGCAGACATATCCCTTCCGGGCGATCTTCTGCACATAACCGGCACGTTTGCCGTCCGAGTAACTCCAGGACAGGGCGATCGCGGACCATGCCGCCAGTCCGAGCACCGGAAGGCCGATCACCACGGCGAGAGTGGTCAGCAGCCAGTGCCGCCGGAAGAACGAACGACGCGGGGCCGCGGGGATGGCCGGGGACATGGGATCGTCCGACGCCATACCGGATGGCGGATCGTCCGAGCCTGAAGAGGATGAGGGGTCGGTCATGTGCTGGAACTTGGGGGAGGCCCTGAGGACGCGCTAGCTTACGGAACTCACTCTCAACCGGGTTTCAGTATCGTGTCTTCTGTCACCGAATTTGCCCGACGCCGACCGACCGTCACGGTCCGCGTGCGTGGTGTCCCTGTTGGCTCCGGGTCGCCCGTGGTCGTGCAATCGATGACCAACACCGATACCGCGGACGCCGCCGCGACGGCCGATCAGGTGGCGGCGTTGTACGAAGCGGGTTCGCAGAAGGTCCGTATCACGGTCAACAACGACGAGGCCGCACAGGCGGTCCCGGAAATCCGCCAGCGCCTCACCGACCGTGGACTGGACGTGCCGATCATCGGCGACTTCCACTACAACGGGCATCTGCTGCTCACCAGGTACCCGGCCGCGGCGGCCGCGCTGGACAAGTACCGCATCAATCCCGGCAACGTGGGCTCCCGTCATCGCGACGCCAACTTCACGACCATCGTGCAGGCGGCCATCGAGCATGACAAGCCCGTGCGGATCGGCGTCAACTGGGGTTCGCTCGATCAGGATCTGCTCACGCAGATGATGGACGCCAACGCATCGTCGGCCACGCCGCGCGATGCCAAGGATGTCTACATGGACGCGATGCTGGAAAGCGCCCTGCGTTCGGCCGCCCTGGCGGAGGAAGTGGGCCTCGCGCACGACAAGATCATCGTCAGCGCCAAGATCTCCGTCGTGCCCGATCTGGTGGAGTGTTACCGCCGTCTGGCCACACGGTGCGACTATCCGCTGCACCTCGGCCTCACCGAAGCCGGCATGGGCAACAAGGGCGTCATCGCCTCGACGGCGGCACTGTCGATCCTGCTGGCCGAGGGTATCGGCGACACGATCCGTGTGTCGCTCACGCCGAAGCCGGGCGGTGACCGTCGCGAGGAAGTGTATGTCGCGCAGCAGATCCTGCAGTCACTGGGGCTGCGTTCGTTCGCGCCGCAGGTGACCGCCTGTCCGGGGTGCGGGCGCACGACCAGTTCGTTCTTCCAGCACATGGCCGAAGACATCCAGGGCTACCTGCGCGAACAGATGCCCCTCTGGCGCGCGTCGTATCCCGGCGTGGTGGACATGAAGGTCGCCGTGATGGGTTGCGTGGTGAACGGTCCGGGCGAGTCGAAGCACGCCAACATCGGCATCTCCCTGCCGGGCACGTTCGAAGAACCCAAGGCGCCGGTGTACGTGGACGGCAAGCTGTTCACGACGCTCAAGGGCGACCGCATCGTGGCCGAGTTCCTCGTGATTCTCAACGAGTACGTGGAGCGGACGTACGGACAGCTCTCGGCGGTCTGACGCTCTATCTGCGTTCCCCCGCTGTTCACCCCGGGTCCGGCACCACGTCGATCCCGCCGGCCTGCTGCCCGACATCAACACGTGCCACGGTCTCGAGCGCCACGAGATCGATGATCTCGACCGTGCCGGGTTCACTACCCACACCTTCCACGCTCACGAAGGCGTAGCGGTCGTCAGACGTGACCGCGACACCATGCACCACGCGGCGCTGCGTGGGCAATGTCGCGAGAACGGCACCACTCTGCGTGTCGATGACCGACACACTCTGTCCACGCTTGTTGGTGGCGACGAGCTTCTTGCCGTCCCGCGTGATGGCCAGATTGTAGACGCCGTTGCCGGCCGGAATACGACGACGCATCTGCCACGTGGGCACATCGATCTCCACGAGATCACTCGTGCCGTTGCACGCCACCCACACCGTGCGATCGTCCGGCGACGGCTGTGCCCAGGTGGGCGAACACGTCGTGCTGCCGGCCGCGGGTTGGGCGAGGCCGTGACCGCTCATGTCATGCCCGGCGTGCGCACCCACGCCAGCGGCGGTACGCTGCGGTGGCATCCCGGCCATCCCCTGCTCCAGACCTCTGGTGAGCAGGAAATGCCGCGCCACCTGCAATCCGTCGAGATCGATCTCCACGAGCTGGTCGTCCATCATGCACACCGAGTAGTGCCGTGTGCCGGTGCTGTTCATGCGTGACCCATGAGGCATCGTGCAGGTGGTGATGCGTGCGATTTCCTGCAAGCTGTCCGCACGCACCACCGATACATCCGACGGCACCATGTCGCCGTGCAGATTGAAATTCACCACCACGATCGATCGACCGTCGGGGCTCACCTGCAAGGTCGCGGGGAAATTTCCCAGCATCACCTGCCCCTGATAGGCATTCGTACGCGTATCGAATTTCCAGAGCACGCCATACGGGGTGCCGTGCGCGGTGGTCACGTAGTAGTGCGCACCACCAGGTTCGAATGCCAAACCATGCGGGCCATCGGGATCGGCCAGCATCACGCCCACCTCGTGCTCGCGCACGACGCGCGCGCCGGTGGGGCCGAACTCGATCACGGCCACCCGATCCACCGACTCGGAGGCCACGAGTGCCCGATACGTGCGCGTCGGTGCGGCGATTGCCGCGCCCGGAGATGTCGACGTCCGTTGGGCACCCGCGTCGCCGATTTCCCCGAGCATCGCCGTCACGGCCACGACAATCAGCCGCGCGAGGCGACGGACCTGCCGATCGTTCGGCCAATCTTTCAGTCGATCTTTCAACGGACCACTCGATCGTCGCACCGTGACCTCACGGAACGATGGCGCTCTTCTTCGGATCGGGCTTGGGTTCCATGCGCACGATCCAGAGGCCGTTGTACATGTCGTTCACGTACGCCAGCCCATTGCGCACCACCACGCCCCAGGTCATCGCCGCGTTCTTCACGAAGCCGTCGAGATCGGCCGTGTTCACATGCACCATCTCGCGCTGCTGCGCCCGCAGATCGCCACGCAGCTCGCCGGAGATGTCGAACGCGCGGAACCCGGCGTTGTAGGCGCCCATGTACAGCGTGTCACCGGCCACCCACACGTTGTGCACACCGCCGAACTCCGGTTCGTAGAACGCCACGCTCTTCGGCTTCGCGATGTCCGACACGTCGAGCACCTGCAGTCGCCCGTAGGCGCGCCCGGCCGATGCATCCTTCGCGCCCTTCACCGGCGCCGCGGGAAACACTTCGTCGGCGATGAAGACGTAGTTGTTGTGACGCCACGCCGTGTGCGTGCCCCGGATGAATCCGGGGCCGCCCGACGCCTCGACCTGCCGGTAGAGATCGTTCAGATCGTACTTGTACTGCGACACGAGCTGGGGATTGCCGGGCGAGCCACCCTTCACACCATTGCCCACGTCGAGGATGACGAGTCCGTCGTTCCAGTAGCTCAGATAGGCCAGGCCATCCTGCACATCGACATCGTGCAGCGAACGTCCTGCGTCGGGGCGCGGCGTCTTCCACACCGCGGCCGTCTTCGGCTGACACGGATCGTTGATGTCGATGATGTGGAAGGCCCCCGTGCCGTCGTTGGTGAGATACACGTGGGTGCCGAACTTCTCCTGCCGGTACACGAATGTGGAGTGCACACCGCCGGTGAGTCCGTCGGTGAAGTCCGCGCACTTCTTCGGATGCAGCGGATCGTCGAGCGTGGCGATGACGATCCCGTTCTTCCGGTCGCTCGCGCCTTCGCGCGTGAACACCATGGCCTTGCCGTCGGGCGTGGTCATGATGTCGTTCACGCGCCGCGTGTTCTCGACGATCGAATCGGTCACCACCGGCCTGGTCTTGTCGGTGATATCGATCGTGTACATGCGATCGCCGCCCGACCCCGTGCCGA comes from Gemmatimonas aurantiaca and encodes:
- the ispG gene encoding flavodoxin-dependent (E)-4-hydroxy-3-methylbut-2-enyl-diphosphate synthase, whose translation is MSSVTEFARRRPTVTVRVRGVPVGSGSPVVVQSMTNTDTADAAATADQVAALYEAGSQKVRITVNNDEAAQAVPEIRQRLTDRGLDVPIIGDFHYNGHLLLTRYPAAAAALDKYRINPGNVGSRHRDANFTTIVQAAIEHDKPVRIGVNWGSLDQDLLTQMMDANASSATPRDAKDVYMDAMLESALRSAALAEEVGLAHDKIIVSAKISVVPDLVECYRRLATRCDYPLHLGLTEAGMGNKGVIASTAALSILLAEGIGDTIRVSLTPKPGGDRREEVYVAQQILQSLGLRSFAPQVTACPGCGRTTSSFFQHMAEDIQGYLREQMPLWRASYPGVVDMKVAVMGCVVNGPGESKHANIGISLPGTFEEPKAPVYVDGKLFTTLKGDRIVAEFLVILNEYVERTYGQLSAV
- a CDS encoding YncE family protein; the protein is MRRSSGPLKDRLKDWPNDRQVRRLARLIVVAVTAMLGEIGDAGAQRTSTSPGAAIAAPTRTYRALVASESVDRVAVIEFGPTGARVVREHEVGVMLADPDGPHGLAFEPGGAHYYVTTAHGTPYGVLWKFDTRTNAYQGQVMLGNFPATLQVSPDGRSIVVVNFNLHGDMVPSDVSVVRADSLQEIARITTCTMPHGSRMNSTGTRHYSVCMMDDQLVEIDLDGLQVARHFLLTRGLEQGMAGMPPQRTAAGVGAHAGHDMSGHGLAQPAAGSTTCSPTWAQPSPDDRTVWVACNGTSDLVEIDVPTWQMRRRIPAGNGVYNLAITRDGKKLVATNKRGQSVSVIDTQSGAVLATLPTQRRVVHGVAVTSDDRYAFVSVEGVGSEPGTVEIIDLVALETVARVDVGQQAGGIDVVPDPG